A window of Pedococcus badiiscoriae genomic DNA:
GCAGTTCGTCGTCGCCATCAACAACTACCGGCAGTCCGGTGGGGGCGGCTTCCCGGGAGTCAGGACCGCGCCGGTGGTCTACAACGCCCAGGCAGAGATCCGCCAGCTCCTGATCGACTGGACCGTCGCCAAGGGCGCCAACCACGAGCCGATCGACCCGACGACCTTCACGACGTACGACTGGAAGCTCGTCGCCAACGGTCAGCCGGTGGTCGTCGAGGGCGCCGCGGAGGGCGGTCGGCACTGACGCGGGCGCTCGGCTACCCGCGCACCACCTCGCCGCGGGTCGCGACCTCCGCCTCGGCGAGATCGGCCAGCGCGCGCGTCGTGCTCTCCGGCGCGACCCCGGCCGTCAGGTCGAGCAGCACCGTCGTGTCGAAGCCTTCGTCGGCGGAGTCGAGGGCGGTGGCGCGCACGCAGTAGTCCGTGGCGATCCCGACGACGTGCACCTCCTCGATGGCCCGGTCGCGCAGCCAGTCAGCCAGGCCGACCACCGCGTCCGCCTCTACCGTGTGACCCTCGAACCCGCTGTAGGCGGCGCTGTAGTGGCCCTTGCGGAAGATCGCCTCCACGAACTCGAACGCCGGTTCCGCCGCCGGGTGGAACAGCGCACCGTCGCTGCCGACCCGACAGTGCACCGGCCAGCTCTCCACGAAGTCAGGGGTGGCACTGAAGTGGGCCCCCGGGTCGTCGTGCCAGTCGGCGGTGGCGACGATCGCGGCATACTCCTCGTGGTGGGCGACCACGTGCTCGCTGATCCGTCGCGCGACCTCGGCGCCCCCCGGCACGGCGAGCGAACCGCCCTCGCAGAAGTCGTTCTGCACGTCGACGATGACCAGCGCCCGGCTCATGTCCCGGCTCATGTCCCGACGCTACAGCGGGTCGAGATAGGTCGTCGGGATGGCGGGCTCGCCGCGCTGCAGCCGCAGGGCAGCCACGGGAAGCTCCGCCAGCGAGGCCGCGTGGCGCTCCCGCGCGTCCTCGAGGGTCGAGGTCGAGACCGTGCGCCCGGCCACCATCAGGGGGCTGAGCAGCTCGCGGTCGTCGCCGTCGTCGAGTGGTGGCTGGCCGATCCCGACCACCTCGGCCTCGGCGGTCCCGCGCGCACTGCGCCGTCGCAGCGCGTACTTGCGGCCGGCGACGGAGGCCTTGTCCTTGCTCCTCTTGGCCACGCCGACCATCGTGCCCGAGGCGTCCTCGCGGGACACCAGCTTGTAGACCATCCCGGCGGTCGGGGCGCCCGAGCCCGTGACCAGCGACGTGCCGACGCCGTAACGGTCCACGGGCCCGGCGGCCAGCGCCGCGATGGCGTGCTCGTCGAGGTCGCTGGTCACGATGATCTGGGTGTCTCTGGCGCCGAGCCTGTCCAGCTGGTCGCGCACCTCCCGGGCCTGGACGAGCAGGTCGCCCGAGTCGAGCCGCACGCCGCCGAGCTCGGGCCCGGCCAGCTCCACGGCGAGGGCAACGGCCGTCGGCACGTCGTAGGTGTCGACGAGCAGCGTGGTGCCCTTGCCCAGCGCCGCGATCTGGGCGGTGAACGCCTCGCGTTCGTCGTCGTGCAGCAGGGTGAAGGCGTGCGCTGCGGTGCCGGCGGTGGGGACGCCGAAGCGCCGACCGGCCTCCAGGTTCGAGGTGGTCGCGAACCCCGCGATGTATGCCGCGCGGGCGGCAGCCACGGCGGCTTCCTCGTGCGTGCGGCGGGACCCCATCTCGATGCACGGCCGGTCGCCGGCTGCCGAGGTCATCCGCGAGGCGGCCGACGCGATGGCGCTGTCGTGGTTGAGGATGGAGAGCACCAACGTCTCCAGGACCACCCCGTGGGCGAAGTCCGCCTCGACCACCAGCACGGGTGAGCCGGGGAAGTAGCACTCGCCCTCGGCATACCCGACGATGTCGCCGTCGAAGCGGTAGTCCGCGAGGAAGGCCAGCGTCGGCTCGTCGACCACGGCGCGCAGCGCCTCGAGCTCGGCATCCCCGAAGCGGAACTGCTCGATGGCCGGGAGCAGGCGGCCCGTCCCGGCCACCACGCCGTAACGGCGTCCCTCCGGCAGCCGCCGGGCGAACACCTCGAACACGCAGCGGCGGGACGCGGCACCGCTGCGGAGGGCGGCTTCGAGCATGGTGAGCTCGTAGTGGTCGGTCAGCAGGGCCGTGCGCGGTGAACGGGAGGTCACGTCGGCAGCCTAAGGTGGTGGCCGTGCCAACCGCTGTCCCCCCGGAGATGTCCCTCGCGCCCGTCGAGCAGGAGAGTGCCTCCACCGACGAGCTGGCCGAGGTCGACGTCCCCTGGATCACGTTGGTGTGGAACGACCCGGTCAACCTGATGTCGTACGTCACCTTCGTCTTCCAGAGCTACTTCGGGTACTCGAAGTCGAAGGCGGAGAGGCTGATGCTGGACGTGCACACCAAGGGTCGCGCCGTCGTCTCGACCGGCGCCCGCGAGCGCATGGAAACCGACACCGAGGCACTCCAGGGCTACGGGCTGTGGGCCACCTTCCAGAAGGACAGCTGACGTGGCCCGGGGGTTCAAACGACGCGACGGACGCTATGTCGCGAAGCTCGACGCGGTGGAGCGCGGCCTGGTCGTCGGGCTGATGGAGCAGGTGCTCGAGCTCATCGAGCCGGACGATGCCGGAGCTCGCCAGGTCCAGCCGGGCGGCGAGGGCGGCGACGGCGGCGACGAGTTCGACGAGATCGTGGCTGGGCTCGGGGGCATCGGCATGGGGGTGTCGCTGTCGGCGGCCGACCAGGTGCCCGAGCTGTCCGGCTCGGTGCCGCGCGAACGCGACCCGGCGCTGGAGCGGATCTTCCCGACGGCCAACCGGCAGGACGACCAGATCGCTGCCGAGTTCCGGCGGCTGACCGAAGACGGCCTGCGGGCCCGCAAGTCGGGCAACCTCACCACGGCCATCCAGGCGCTGTCCGGCATCGAGGACCAGAAGGTCTCGCTCGAGCAGCCGCAGGCCCTGGCGTTGCTCATCGCGCTCACCGACGTGCGCCTGGTGCTGGGGGAGCGGCTGGGGCTCCAGCGCGACGACGACTTCGACCTGCTCGAGGAGCAGGTCTCGGGACTGCCCCCGGACGATCCGGCGGTGTATGCCCTGGCCGTCTACGACTTCCTCACCTGGTTGCAGGAGACGCTGGCCCACGCCCTCACCCCCTGACTCCCGGTGTGGTGAAGGATCTGGCGACGGATGTGACACACCAGACGTGACCTCGATGGGGTTCGCGGGGAGGTCGGCACCTAGCCTTGACCCGTGGCGGATGCACCCATCGGGATCTTCGACTCGGGCTACGGCGGGCTGACCGTCGCCCGTGCCGTGCTCGACCAGCTCCCGCACGAGTCGATCGCCTACTTCGGGGACACCGCCCGGGCGCCGTACGGTCCGCGCCCGATCGCGCAGTCCCGCGAGTTCGCCCTCGAGTGTCTCGACCGCCTCGTCGACCACGGTGTCAAGGCCCTCGTCATCGCCTGCAACACCGCGAGCGCGGCCGTCCTGCACGACGCCCGCGAGCGCTACGACGTGCCGGTGGTCGAGGTCATCCGCCCGGCCGTGCGACGGGCCGCCCGAGCCACGCGCAACCACCGCGTCGGGGTCATCTCCACCCAGGGCACCCACCAGTCGGGCGCCTACGTCGACGCGTTCGCGGCCGCCCCGCACCTCGACGTGACCAGCGTCCCGTGCCCGCGGTTCGTGGAGTTCGTCGAGTCCGGCGTCACGAGCGGGCCGGAGGTGATCGAGGTGGCCCGCGGCTACCTCGCCCCCCTCGTGGACGCTGACGTCGACACCCTGGTGCTCGGCTGCACCCACTACCCGCTGCTGACCGGGGCGATCGCCTACGTCATGGGCGACGGCGTGACCCTGGTGTCCTCCGCGGACGAGACGGCCAAGGACGTCTACCGGGTGCTGGCCGACTCCGACGCCCTGCGCCCTGCCCACCTCCCGCCGCCGAGCCACGGCTTCACGACCACCGGCGACGCGGCCGAGTTCACCCGGCTGGCGCGACGGTTCCTCGGTCCCGAGGTGGGCGCCGACAGCGACGCCGTCTTCGGTGGCGCCGTCGTCCGGTGCGTCCCGGCGCGCGCCGGCGCGGCAGGGTCGCGATGAGGCTCACCGTCGTCGGCTGCTCGGGCTCGTTCGCCGGCCCCGACTCGCCCGCCTCCTCCTACCTGGTCCAGGCCGAGCACGCCGGCCGCACGTGGTCTGTGGTCCTCGACCTGGGCAACGGTGCACTCGGACCGATGCAGCGGTTCGTCGACCTGGCCGAGATCGACGCGGTCTTCATCAGCCACCTGCACCCCGACCACTGCGTCGACATGTGCGGTCTCTATGTCACCCGCAAGTACCGCCCCGGCGGCCGGGTCGAGGGACAGCTGCCGGTGCACGCCCCGCCCGGGGCCGAGGAGCGCTTCGCGCTGATGTACCACGGCCTCGAGCACGCCGGGATGAGCACCGAGTTCGCGGTGCACGAGCTGGCCGACGCGCAGGTGACGCACGTCGGCCCGTTCACCGTCACGGCATACCGGGTGAACCATCCCGTGGAGGCCTACGGCTTCCGCGTCGAGGCGGACGGAGCCGTCCTCGCCTACACCGGCGACACCGACTCCTGCGATGCGCTCACGCCCTTGCTCACGGGGGCCGACCTGGCCCTGGCCGACAGCGCGTTCGTCGACGGCCGCGACGACACCCAGGGCGTCCACCTCTCCGGTGCCCGCGCGGCCGCGGCCGCTGTGGCGGCCGGTGGGGTCCAGCGACTGATGCTCACCCACATCCCACCCTGGAACGATCCGGAGGTATGCCGCAACCAGGCCGCCGCCGTCTGGTCGGGTCCGCTGGACCTCGCGGTCCAGGGCAAGGCGTACGAGCTCCAGGGGTAGCGCCGGAGGGGCCGACCCGGCATAGGCTCCGGACATGGCCAAGCAGGCGGCAGTTCCGGTCGCGCCCGGTGTCTGGCGGATCCCGTTGCTCGGGGACTTCGTCAACGGCTTCATCCTGCGCGACGACGACGGCCAGGTCACCTTGGTCGACATGGGCATCAAGCAGTCCGGCCCCAAGGTGATGGCAGCACTCGCCTCGATCGGCTCGGGCCCCTCCGACGTCACCCGGCTGCTCCTGACGCACGCCCACCCCGACCACGCGGGCGGGGCCGCGCACGTCGCCGAGCAGACGGGACGCGACGTCGGCATCCACGAGGCCGATGCCCCGTACGCGGAGACCGGTCACACCGCCGGGCGGGACCAGTCGTTTCTCATGGCCCGGATCATGACCAGGCTCATGGGCACCAACGCCTTTCCCGCGGTGACGGTGGGGGAGCGGCTCGTCGACGGCCAGGTGCTCGATGTCGCAGGCGGTCTGGAGGTGGTGCACACGCCTGGGCACTCACCCGGCCACGTGGCATACCTGCACCGCGAGTCGGGCGTGCTCATCACGGGCGACTCGATCTTCAACATCCGCGGGCTGCGGTGGCCGATCAAGTCGTTCTGCACGAACTTCGCGATGACCCAGAAGACCGCGCACCGGCTCGCCGAGCTCGACTACACGACGGCGGCGTTCACGCATGGTCCGCACCTGGCCGACCAGCCGCGCGAGCACATCCGCCGGTTCCTCACCACGCACCCGCTGGTGGACTGACGCCGCGGGGCGGGGTTCAGAGGCGCTCGCGCAACCAGTCGAGGTCTGCCCGCTGACCCTCCAGGCCGCCTCGCGTCTCGATGACCACCGGCGCCCCGGCGGCCCGCACGGCCCCCGCGAGCTCGTCGGGATCGATGAGGCCCTCGCCGAGGTTGGTGTGGCGATCCGCCCCCGAGTCGAACTCGTCGCGGCTGTCGTTGCAGTGCACGAGGTCGATCCGCCCGGTGATGGCCTTGATCCGGTCGACGGCGGTGGCCAGCGCGATGCCACCGGCGTGCGCGTGACAGGTGTCGAGGCAGAAGCCGACCTGGTCGGACCCCTCGGCGCTGCCGATGGCGTCCCAGACCCTCGCGATGCGATCGAGGGTGCGGGCCATGGCGTTGTCGCCGCCGGCGGTGTTCTCCAGGAGCAGGGGGATCTTGAGGTCGGTGGCCTCGATCGCCTTGCGCCAGTTGTCGAACCCCTTGTCGACCTCCTCGGCCTTGTCGACGTGGCCACCGTGCACGATCAGGCCCTTGGCCCCGATCGCGGCGCCGGCGTCGATGAACTGCTGGAGCAGCTTGCGGCTCGGGATGCGGATCCGGTTGTTGGTCGTCGCCACGTTGATGAGGTACGGCGCATGGACGTACAGGTCGACGTCTGCTGCCTGCGCCGCGGCACGCAGCGCCTCGGGCCCACCCTCGTACTCGTACTCGGGACCCTTGTAGCCCTGCGGGTTGCCGAGGAAGAACTGGCTGAGGCCCGCGCCGCGGTCCCGGGCCGCGGCGACCGGGTCGGACGAGTCGACGTGGGCGCCGATCCGCCGGGGCAGGGAGGTGGTGTCAGCCATGGGCCCAGCCTAGGCCGGGCCACCGACGCCCGGCACGGTCCGGTTAGCCTTGCCGACATGACTCGCCACGACGGACGCACCCCCGACCAGACCCGCGAGGTGCGCATCACGCGCAACTGGCTGGACCACGCCGAGGGCAGCGTGCTCGTCGAGTTCGGGCGGACCCGCGTGCTCGTCGCGGCGTCCTTCACCGAGGGCGTGCCGCGCTGGCTCAAGGGCAAGGGCACCGGCTGGGTGACGTCGGAGTACGAGATGCTGCCGCGCTCGACCAACACCCGCTCGGACCGCGAGTCGCGCAAGGGCAAGGTCGGCGGGCGCACCCACGAGATCAGCCGGCTGATCGGCCGGAGCCTGCGCGCCATCATCGACACCAAGGCGCTCGGTGAGAACACCATCGTCCTGGACTGCGACGTCCTCCAGGCTGACGGCGGGACCCGTACGGCCTCGATCACGGGGGCGTACGTCGCGCTCGTGGACGCCATCGAGGATGCCCGGGCGAAGGGCCTGATCCGCAAGGACGCCCAGCCGCTCACCGGCTCGATCGCGGCCGTGTCCGTGGGCATCGTCAAGGGCGAGGCGGTCATCGACCTCGACTACCCCGAGGACTCGACGGCAGAGACAGACATGAACGTCGTGATGACCGGCGACGGCCGTTTCGTGGAGATCCAGGGCACCGCCGAGGACGGCGCGTTTGACCGCGACATGCTCAACCGGCTGCTCGACAAGGCCACCGTCGGGTGCGCCGAGCTGACCCGCCTCCAGCAGGAGGCCCTCGCCGCCACGCCGCGCAAGCGGGTCCTTTGATGTCAACGCAGCCTGTGATGTCAACGCAGCCTGTGATGTCAACGCAGCCTGTGACCCGGATCGTCCTCGCCACCCGCAACGACCACAAGGTCGGCGAGCTGCGCGCCATCCTGGCCGACGTGTGCGAGGAGCTCGGTCTCGAGATCGTCGGGGCGACGGAGTTCGAGGGTGCACCCGACGTCGTCGAGGACGAGGTCACGTTCGAGGGGAACGCCCGGCTCAAGGCCGTGGCACTGGCCGCCCACACCGGGCTCCCGTCACTGGCTGACGACTCGGGCCTGGCCGTGGACGTGCTCGGTGGGGCCCCCGGCATCTTCTCGGCGCGCTGGTCGGGCCGCCACGGCGACGACCGGGCCAACCTCGAGCTGCTGCTCGCGCAGGTCGCCGACGTCAAGGACGAGCACCGCGCCGCGGCGTTCGTCTGCGCGGCCGTGCTGGCCCTGCCCGACGGCACGATCCGCGCCACCGAAGGACGTATGCCGGGTGCCCTGGCCCGAGAGCCCAAGGGCGCCAACGGTTTCGGCTACGACCCCATCCTGGTCGTCGAGGGCGACACGCGTCATGCCGCGGAGCTCAGCCCCGCGGAGAAGAATGCGATCTCGCACCGCGGCAAGGCTTTCCGCGCGATGGTCCCGCACCTGCGGGAGCTCCTCGGCTGACCTGCGCGCGTCGAGAGCCTTGGTGCCAGAGGGGGGACTCGAACCCCCACGCCTATGGCACGGCATCCTAAGTGCCGCGTGTCTACCAGTTCCACCACTCCGGCGAGCGCGGTCAGTCTACGCAGAGCCGTTGGTGGGCAAGCCGTCCGCCCCGCCTCCGGATGGGTATCCGCGCTTCCCGCGCCCGGCGAAGTTCGGTGTCTGCGCATGGCAGTTCGGACACAGGAACCGAAGGTTCTCCAGCCGGTTGTCGTGGAAGTCTCCGTTCCTGTGGTCGACGTGCAGCGTGAGCGGAGCTCCCTGCCAGGTTCCGTCGATCTGGCACCCTGCACAGCAATGGGGGACGCCGGACTCGAGCAGTGCTCGCCTCAAGAACTCGGGCTTAGTCCGCTGGCTCCCGAACGGCAGAACCTGCAGGATGTCCGCCGCGCTCCGACGAAGGTGTTGTCCGGATCCCTTGTACCGGACGAAATGGTGGGTCGGGATGCCGAACTCCTTGATCTTGCGGCTCACATGCGCGTGCGTTCCGCCTGCTTGAGGCATCCCCAAGAAGCGTAGGACGCCCATCACGGAGTCGGAGGCATCGACTGCCTCCTGAAGCAGCTCGGGGGTGTACTTGCGATGTTTCGTCCCCATCCACGAAACCTAGGACCACGCACTGACGGTGGAGGGGAAGCAGGGGCAGCACCCGCTCCTGGGCAGGGATCCTTGCGACAGAACCGTAGGTCGTTGGACGTGCCTAGACTCCCAGCATGCGGACCGGGCGGCTCGAGGCGTTCAGCGACGGTGTCCTGGCCATCCTCATCACCATCATGGTGCTGGAGCTCAAGGTCCCCACCGGCCCGACCTTCGACGACCTGAGGCCCTCCCTCGTCGGGTTGCTGACCTACCTGCTGAGCTTCGTCTACATCGGCATCTACTGGAACAACCACCACCACATGTTCCGGCTGGTCCGGCACGTGAGCGGGGCGATCCTGTGGGCCAACCTCGCGTTGCTCTTCATGCTCTCGCTGGTGCCGTTCACGACGGCCTGGATGGACGACACCCGGTTCGCGCGCCTGCCCGTCGTCGTCTACGGCGTCAACCTGCTGGCCGCGGCTGTGGCCTACTACGTGCTGCAGCTGGCGGTCTTCCGTCGCGACGGGTCGGACGGCCTGCTGCGCCAGGCGTTGGGACGCGACCTCAAGGGCAAGCTGAGCCCGGTCGTCTACGTGCTCGGCATCCTCGGCTCGGTCGCCGCTCCATGGATCGGGGTGCTGGCCTACGTCGCCGTCGCCATCACCTGGCTCGTGCCCGACCGCCGGGCCGAGCGGCTCATCCACGACCACGCCCTGGAGGACTGACCCCGTGTCCGAGACCGACGAAGACTTCACCTACCCGCCTGCGCTCGACGTCGCCTCGTGGCGTCGCGAGGTGCATGCGTTGTATGCCGCGGTGCGGGCCGAGCCGGACCCGGCCACCGCCCACGCGCTCTGGGTCGACACGCGCTCCCGGCTGTTCCAGGAACACCCCGCGTCCCCTCGTCGCGAGGGACAGGAGCTGAGGCACGCGCCGTACGACCCGGCATACCGGTTCGTCGTCGAGGTCGAAGGGGTCGGCGACGCCCAGGAGCCGTGGGAGTTCCGGTCGGCGACCGACGGGATCGTGCCCTTCACCGGTGCCGGTCGCGTCACCCTCGACGGGCTCGGGACCCTCGACGTCTGGTGGCTGAACTCCTACGGCGGCGGCGTGTTCCTGCCCGTGCGTGACGGGTCGGCGGGCAGCGAGACGTATGGGGCCGGGCGCTACCTACTCGACACGGTCAAGGGCACCGACCTCGGTCGGGACGAGCAGGGTCGCTGGGTGGTCGACCTCAACTTCGCCTACAACCCGTCCTGCGTCTACGACTACCGGTGGGTGTGCCCCCTCGCCCCCGCCGCCAACCGGCTCGAGGCGCGCACCCCGGTGGGCGAGCTGCTGCCCGAGGGGTACTGACCCGCCGGAGCGCTTGGTCCGGGTCCTAGAGTCGACCTGTGAACCACCTGCTGCGCGAGGTCCTCCCGGCCCTGGGCCTCGACCAGGGGTATGCCGCGGCCCACCTCGACCTCGCCGCCGGCAGCGCCCTGCCCAGCGCGTTGCCGGTGAACACCCTCGCCTGCGGCTCGGTCGCTGCCGCCGGCCTGGCCGGTGCTGCGTTGCTCGGCTCGCAACGCGTGAAGGTCGACCCGCGCCAGGTGTCGGTGTCCTTCAGGAATGACCAGCTGCAGACGGTGGATGGGGCGCACCAGCCCGGATTCGCCGCGCTGTCAGGGTTTTTCGAGGCGAGTGACGGCTGGGTGCGCACCCATGCCAACTACCGGCACCACCGGGCCC
This region includes:
- a CDS encoding isochorismatase family protein → MSRDMSRALVIVDVQNDFCEGGSLAVPGGAEVARRISEHVVAHHEEYAAIVATADWHDDPGAHFSATPDFVESWPVHCRVGSDGALFHPAAEPAFEFVEAIFRKGHYSAAYSGFEGHTVEADAVVGLADWLRDRAIEEVHVVGIATDYCVRATALDSADEGFDTTVLLDLTAGVAPESTTRALADLAEAEVATRGEVVRG
- a CDS encoding nicotinate phosphoribosyltransferase; amino-acid sequence: MLEAALRSGAASRRCVFEVFARRLPEGRRYGVVAGTGRLLPAIEQFRFGDAELEALRAVVDEPTLAFLADYRFDGDIVGYAEGECYFPGSPVLVVEADFAHGVVLETLVLSILNHDSAIASAASRMTSAAGDRPCIEMGSRRTHEEAAVAAARAAYIAGFATTSNLEAGRRFGVPTAGTAAHAFTLLHDDEREAFTAQIAALGKGTTLLVDTYDVPTAVALAVELAGPELGGVRLDSGDLLVQAREVRDQLDRLGARDTQIIVTSDLDEHAIAALAAGPVDRYGVGTSLVTGSGAPTAGMVYKLVSREDASGTMVGVAKRSKDKASVAGRKYALRRRSARGTAEAEVVGIGQPPLDDGDDRELLSPLMVAGRTVSTSTLEDARERHAASLAELPVAALRLQRGEPAIPTTYLDPL
- the clpS gene encoding ATP-dependent Clp protease adapter ClpS, with the protein product MSLAPVEQESASTDELAEVDVPWITLVWNDPVNLMSYVTFVFQSYFGYSKSKAERLMLDVHTKGRAVVSTGARERMETDTEALQGYGLWATFQKDS
- a CDS encoding DUF2017 family protein: MARGFKRRDGRYVAKLDAVERGLVVGLMEQVLELIEPDDAGARQVQPGGEGGDGGDEFDEIVAGLGGIGMGVSLSAADQVPELSGSVPRERDPALERIFPTANRQDDQIAAEFRRLTEDGLRARKSGNLTTAIQALSGIEDQKVSLEQPQALALLIALTDVRLVLGERLGLQRDDDFDLLEEQVSGLPPDDPAVYALAVYDFLTWLQETLAHALTP
- the murI gene encoding glutamate racemase, with translation MADAPIGIFDSGYGGLTVARAVLDQLPHESIAYFGDTARAPYGPRPIAQSREFALECLDRLVDHGVKALVIACNTASAAVLHDARERYDVPVVEVIRPAVRRAARATRNHRVGVISTQGTHQSGAYVDAFAAAPHLDVTSVPCPRFVEFVESGVTSGPEVIEVARGYLAPLVDADVDTLVLGCTHYPLLTGAIAYVMGDGVTLVSSADETAKDVYRVLADSDALRPAHLPPPSHGFTTTGDAAEFTRLARRFLGPEVGADSDAVFGGAVVRCVPARAGAAGSR
- a CDS encoding MBL fold metallo-hydrolase, which codes for MRLTVVGCSGSFAGPDSPASSYLVQAEHAGRTWSVVLDLGNGALGPMQRFVDLAEIDAVFISHLHPDHCVDMCGLYVTRKYRPGGRVEGQLPVHAPPGAEERFALMYHGLEHAGMSTEFAVHELADAQVTHVGPFTVTAYRVNHPVEAYGFRVEADGAVLAYTGDTDSCDALTPLLTGADLALADSAFVDGRDDTQGVHLSGARAAAAAVAAGGVQRLMLTHIPPWNDPEVCRNQAAAVWSGPLDLAVQGKAYELQG
- a CDS encoding MBL fold metallo-hydrolase — its product is MAKQAAVPVAPGVWRIPLLGDFVNGFILRDDDGQVTLVDMGIKQSGPKVMAALASIGSGPSDVTRLLLTHAHPDHAGGAAHVAEQTGRDVGIHEADAPYAETGHTAGRDQSFLMARIMTRLMGTNAFPAVTVGERLVDGQVLDVAGGLEVVHTPGHSPGHVAYLHRESGVLITGDSIFNIRGLRWPIKSFCTNFAMTQKTAHRLAELDYTTAAFTHGPHLADQPREHIRRFLTTHPLVD
- a CDS encoding deoxyribonuclease IV; this translates as MADTTSLPRRIGAHVDSSDPVAAARDRGAGLSQFFLGNPQGYKGPEYEYEGGPEALRAAAQAADVDLYVHAPYLINVATTNNRIRIPSRKLLQQFIDAGAAIGAKGLIVHGGHVDKAEEVDKGFDNWRKAIEATDLKIPLLLENTAGGDNAMARTLDRIARVWDAIGSAEGSDQVGFCLDTCHAHAGGIALATAVDRIKAITGRIDLVHCNDSRDEFDSGADRHTNLGEGLIDPDELAGAVRAAGAPVVIETRGGLEGQRADLDWLRERL
- the rph gene encoding ribonuclease PH, giving the protein MTRHDGRTPDQTREVRITRNWLDHAEGSVLVEFGRTRVLVAASFTEGVPRWLKGKGTGWVTSEYEMLPRSTNTRSDRESRKGKVGGRTHEISRLIGRSLRAIIDTKALGENTIVLDCDVLQADGGTRTASITGAYVALVDAIEDARAKGLIRKDAQPLTGSIAAVSVGIVKGEAVIDLDYPEDSTAETDMNVVMTGDGRFVEIQGTAEDGAFDRDMLNRLLDKATVGCAELTRLQQEALAATPRKRVL
- the rdgB gene encoding RdgB/HAM1 family non-canonical purine NTP pyrophosphatase; this encodes MSTQPVTRIVLATRNDHKVGELRAILADVCEELGLEIVGATEFEGAPDVVEDEVTFEGNARLKAVALAAHTGLPSLADDSGLAVDVLGGAPGIFSARWSGRHGDDRANLELLLAQVADVKDEHRAAAFVCAAVLALPDGTIRATEGRMPGALAREPKGANGFGYDPILVVEGDTRHAAELSPAEKNAISHRGKAFRAMVPHLRELLG
- a CDS encoding TMEM175 family protein; translation: MRTGRLEAFSDGVLAILITIMVLELKVPTGPTFDDLRPSLVGLLTYLLSFVYIGIYWNNHHHMFRLVRHVSGAILWANLALLFMLSLVPFTTAWMDDTRFARLPVVVYGVNLLAAAVAYYVLQLAVFRRDGSDGLLRQALGRDLKGKLSPVVYVLGILGSVAAPWIGVLAYVAVAITWLVPDRRAERLIHDHALED
- a CDS encoding DUF1684 domain-containing protein, coding for MSETDEDFTYPPALDVASWRREVHALYAAVRAEPDPATAHALWVDTRSRLFQEHPASPRREGQELRHAPYDPAYRFVVEVEGVGDAQEPWEFRSATDGIVPFTGAGRVTLDGLGTLDVWWLNSYGGGVFLPVRDGSAGSETYGAGRYLLDTVKGTDLGRDEQGRWVVDLNFAYNPSCVYDYRWVCPLAPAANRLEARTPVGELLPEGY